CCCATTGAGcagtttcatgaacctcatgattaTAAGTAACTTCATTCTTGTATATCTCTTTGTGACTCGCTTAGGTTTCATTTATTCAGATTTTAGTATCCTGCAACTGTATCTCCCTCATTTTGTCCAAGTTCAGCTGTAGCTAAACTGAACTATCATCTTTCTGTCAGGTTGAATTTCCTTTCAGTTAACCGGTTTGAGAGGAAAAAAAATCTTGGTCTAGCCATTACAGCGTTTGCTTTGCTCCGGTCAGTTGTTTCAAAGCAATCTGATGATGCTCTGCAGGAAGCAAGCTTAACAGTGGCAGGTGATGTCCGTTAATTGTTACGCACAGTTCAGTCTTACAGTATTGCCATGGGTTAATAAAAAATATCAAATTATTAACTCCTGAGCACTGTCTCTTACATTTCTCATGATTAAGGTGGGTATGATAAGCGTCTCAAAGAAAACGTTGAATACTTTGAGGAGCTGAAAAGATTGGCAGTGACTGAAGGTGTGTCTGAACATGTTAAATTCGTAACATCCTGTTCTTCATCTGAAAGAAACGAGCTTCTCTCCAACTGCCTTTGTGTGTTATACACTCCAACAGTAAGGGTCTACCATTTTCCTAGGACTTCCTTCCATCTAAGCAATAATTCTAATTCATCCTATGTCTGACACTGCATCCAGGATGAACATTTTGGCATTGTTCCTATTGAAGCGATGGCGGCATATAAGCCTGTAATTGCATGCAACAGCGGTGGTCCAGTGGAAACAGTAGTGAACGAAGCGACTGGGTTTCTGTGTGACCCCTCCCCAGTTGAATTTTCGAAAGCCATGCTGAAGTTTGTAAATGATCATGAGCTTGCGGTTCGGATGGGTAGACAAGCACGGGACCGTGTGGTGCAAAAATTCTCGACCAAGACATTTGGTGACCTCCTGAACAGCTATGTCCTCAATGTCTACCATCAGAGGATCGAGTGATCTAATTTCAGTGTCGGCAGTGCCACATGGAAACCTTTTGAGTAGCACATATACATCATCCTTTTTTTATTCTGTTGCAACTTCTGACTTTGATGTACAACACGGTGATAGTGACTATTAATGCCCTGTTGTGTTAAACTGAGTTACTTGTTGCTCTGTTATTCTCTTGGATATACATGGGGCCAAGCCCATTGACGATGATTTGATTGGCCAAGTCTTTGTTAGGATCAATTCTCACTTGCAAGTGGCACTGTACAAAGAACAATGTTTGAAAAGAGCCATGCAGGTCTAGGTTGCTGTGCCAATATTTCCTGATTCCCTTTTGTTAATTCGGTAAAACGATTTGCGTCATCCAACCACCTTAGTTTCAACAGCCTGCTGTCACACGTTTGGAAACTGTTAGCCTGGATAACTGAGACATAGATGCAAAAACAAGTTACCTGAT
This region of Lolium perenne isolate Kyuss_39 chromosome 2, Kyuss_2.0, whole genome shotgun sequence genomic DNA includes:
- the LOC127336558 gene encoding uncharacterized protein, with amino-acid sequence MAAAVGAASESSGTKTKKLKIAVIHPDLGIGGAERLIVDAACQLAAHGHDVHVFTSHHDRNRCFEETVSGPFPVTVYGDFLPRHVFYRFHAVCAYLRCIFVALCVLLWWPSFDIILVDQVSVVIPLLKLKKSSKIIFYCHFPDLLLAQHTTVLRRLYRKPIDMIEEATTGMADLILVNSKFTAATFARTFRGLHAKGIEPGVLYPAVPIEQFHEPHDYKLNFLSVNRFERKKNLGLAITAFALLRSVVSKQSDDALQEASLTVAGGYDKRLKENVEYFEELKRLAVTEGVSEHVKFVTSCSSSERNELLSNCLCVLYTPTDEHFGIVPIEAMAAYKPVIACNSGGPVETVVNEATGFLCDPSPVEFSKAMLKFVNDHELAVRMGRQARDRVVQKFSTKTFGDLLNSYVLNVYHQRIE